One genomic segment of Octopus sinensis unplaced genomic scaffold, ASM634580v1 Contig02042, whole genome shotgun sequence includes these proteins:
- the LOC115227190 gene encoding atrial natriuretic peptide receptor 2-like, whose translation MLQLSLYADNLEEMVEKRTCQLEEEKKRSEELLIRSEDLLYRMLPMSVAEDLRQGREVKGKLFESVTIYFSDIVGFTKISSELEPMGVVNLLNHLYSVLDTIIADFDVYKTIGDAYMVASGIPEVNPHHALEIGAMALHILNAVHQLKIPSEKTINELKIRIGIHSGKRKTDNILA comes from the exons ATGCTTCAACTTAGTTTATATGCCGACAATCTGGAAGAAATGGTCGAAAAAAGAACATGCCaattggaagaagaaaagaaaagatcagAAGAATTGCTGATTAGGTCAGAAGATCTTTTATATCGGATGTTACCAAT GTCAGTAGCTGAGGATTTACGTCAAGGGAGAGAAGTCAAAGGAAAATTATTCGAAAGTGTCACAATTTATTTTAGTGATATTGTTGGATTTACAAAAATTAGCTCAGAATTGGAACCAATGGGAGTTGTAAATTTATTAAATCACCTTTATTCTGTTCTTGATACAATCATAGCTGATTTTGATGTCTATAAA ACTATTGGCGATGCTTACATGGTTGCCTCGGGAATTCCAGAAGTTAATCCTCACCATGCCTTGGAAATTGGGGCAATGGCTCTGCATATTCTTAATGCTGTCCATCAACTGAAAATCCCTTCtgaaaaaacaataaatgaactAAAAATCCGAATTGGAATTCACTCTG ggaAAAGGAAAACAGACAACATATTGGCTTAA
- the LOC115227191 gene encoding resact receptor-like produces the protein MSNQYKLTLKGLQYLQNSKINFHGYLQSRNCIVDCRYAVKLMDFSPKNVFKSKIRKKINLLNYGSLSNFEILNLSIDLLWTAPEVFGSLKDYRGVESERCCDMYSFGLILQEIITREHPFVYSKTEKDPVELIKFILKNNAAPKVDLMDYWDNDCPMAILDVINTCIYSPPFKRPLPKQILEIIKYDCFILFITEKTVQEQK, from the exons ATGTCAAACCAATATAAATTGACGTTAAAGGGATTGCAGTATCTGCAGAACAGTAAAATAAATTTCCATGGCTATCTTCAAAGTCGAAATTGCATCGTAGATTGTCGCTATGCAGTcaaattgatggatttttccccaaaaaatgtgttcaaatcaaaaataagaaaaaaaatcaacctttTAAACTACGGATCGCTcagtaattttgaaatattaaatttatcaattg ATCTTCTTTGGACAGCCCCCGAGGTCTTTGGTAGTCTAAAGGACTATAGAGGGGTTGAATCTGAACGCTGTTGTGATATGTATAGCTTTGGACTCATTCTTCAAGAAATTATCACTCGAGAGCACCCATTTGTCtattcaaaaacagaaaaagaccCAGTAG aacttataaaatttattttgaaaaataatgctgCTCCAAAAGTAGATCTTATGGATTATTGGGACAACGACTGTCCTATGGCTATATTGGACGTAATCAATACATGTATTTACTCTCCGCCTTTTAAAAGGCCATTACCAAAACAAATCCTTGAGATAATTAAGTATgactgtttcattttatttataacaGAAAAGACTGTCCAGGAACAGAAATAA